In Lacinutrix sp. Bg11-31, the DNA window TTTTAAAGCTAATGCAGCTTCAGGATCAACAAAGTTAAAAATTATTATACTTATAACCATACTAATTAATATTCCAATAGCAACAGTAATAAAGTAAGAACTAAAGGCTTCTTTAAAGGTAATAAAGCCGTTTTGCATTTTTTTAGATTTTAAAGCAGAAACTATTCCAAATGCAATAATTGCAATAAATAGTATTATTCCTAGCCACCATTTAGTTAAAAGTTCAAGATAAAGAGCATAACCTAAAATGGTAGTAAGAGCCATTAAGCCTCCTAAATATAGGCCAAGATTAATTGCAGATGATTTTGTTGAAGTTTCCATATTTTTGTAGTTTATTAGTTAATTATAATAGTTAGTTGTCAAAGATAAAAAAACGTTACAGAAATAAGTTTAAATTATTTTAAAAAAAATAGTGTAGGTTTGTAAAAAATAACTAAATTTGCACCTCGAATTTAGAATACAATTAAAGCATAAAGCGATGAAAAAAGGTATACATCCAGAAAATTATAGACTAGTAGCATTTAAAGACATGTCTAACGAAGACGTCTTTTTAACAAAATCTACAGCAAATACAAGTGAAACTATTGAAGTAGATGGTGTTGAGTATCCAGTAGTTAAAATGGAAATCTCAAGAACATCTCACCCATTTTACACTGGTAAATCTAAATTAATAGATACAGCTGGTCGTATTGACAAGTTCAAAACTAAATACGCTAAGTTTAAAAAATAATTTAGCTTGCAACATATTAAAAAGCCTTTCATATAAAATGAAAGGCTTTTTTGTTTTCTACAATTATACTATTTTTGTTTAAACCTTAAGCTTTAAGAAAGAATAAGCAAAACTTTATAACTTTCAACTTTTTAACTATATTATGAATTACATTCTCTTTGATGGCCCAGCAAGAAATCAATTGTTGCCATTTACTTATACACGACCAGTTGCAGATATTAGAGTTGGTATTTTAACCATTCGTGAAAAATGGGAAATGCATTTACTAGTAACTACAACAACTGTTACAGAAGATTATTTGTCTATAAAATGGCCAATGGTAGAGATGGAAGCTAACGTAATGATTAATGCTTCGTTTTGTCCAACCGAAACTTTGGTTGATAAGATTAAAAGCTTGAAACGAAATGAGGCGATTTTTAAAGGAGAAGAGGTTATTGCTTTTTTTACTGAAGAAGATCAAGAAGATATAGATTTATCAACATTTGATGCTATAGAATTTGACGAAGATGTAATTACAATAGAACATACTTGGGATGTTTTTGCTAAAAACGGAGAGGCTATTGCTCAAGATTTCGAATTACTAACTAAAGATAGAGAATCTCAACCAATACCAAAGTCTAATAACATAATTGCTCCTGAAAATATTTTTATTGAAGAAGGAGCAAAGCTTGAATTTGCAACACTTAATGCAAGTACAGGTCCTATTTATATTGGAAAAGATGCCGAAATTATGGAAGGCAGTGTAGTTCGTGGACCATTAGCTTTGTGTGAAAATGCAACTTTAAAACTTGCTACAAAAATTTATGGAGCAACTACTGTTGGACCACATTGTAAAGTAGGAGGAGAAGTAAATAATTCTGTTTTATTTGGGTATTCTAATAAAGGACATGATGGCTTTTTAGGAAATTCTGTAATAGGAGAATGGTGTAATTTAGGTGCAGATACTAATAATTCTAACCTTAAAAATAATTATGCAGAGGTAAGACTTTGGGATTACGATACAGAAGGTTTTGCTAAAACAGGCTTACAGTTTTGTGGTTTAATGATGGGAGACCATAGTAAATGTGGTATTAATACGATGTTTAATACAGGAACAGTTATAGGTGTTAATGCTAATGTTTTTGGTAGTGGCTTTCCCAGAAACTTCATACCAAGTTATAGTTGGGGAGGAAGTAGTGGTTTTACTACTTACTTAACTAAGAAAGCATTTGAGGTTTGTAAAGTTGTAATGTCTAGAAGAACTTTAGAATTTACCGAAGTAGACCAATCTATTTTAGAATATGTTTTTGAGGAGACTAAAAAATTTAGAAGAGAATAAATATATTTAATAAGTCTTTATTTATTAAATATATTTTTTTACATTGGTTACCCCAATTACCAATATGAAATTTATTTTTAAAAATACATTTAGATTTTCAATTCTATATATAATTTTATATTTTTTAGATGCCCTTTTTAAGAATAATGATGCGTTATATTCCTATAGATATATTTCAAAAATATTATTAGGTTTAAGCTTATTACTGTTTTATCTTTATAATACTTATCAAAAAGATTTTAATAAAAAGAGACTGGTTATTGCTGCCTTAAGTTTATTTGTTATTGGAAATTTTTTTTTTATAACAGGAGACAATGGTAATATATTGCATTTTGTTATTGCAGCTTTATTATTTGTTATTGCCAAAATATGCTATTCTGTACGATTCTTAAATAATGAAGTTTTTATAATAAATAAATTAATTCCTTTTCTACTTTTCTGTTTTACTTATATGAGTATTATTATCTTTATGGTTTATAGTAATTTAGAAGGGTTTTTTGTGCCGCTACTCATTTATTTGTTTGTTTCAATGTTGTTAATGCAATTTGCTTATTTAAGAAAAAGAGAGGTTAACACTATTAGTTTTTGGCTAGTAATCATAGGAGTTGTGTCATTTATGCTTGCAGATAGTATTAACATACTTAAAATGTTTTATAATCCATTAATAGCTTACAATAAGATTACAGTTATGTTTTTTTATTGTTTAGCACAATATCTAATAGTCTTAGGGATTTTAAAAGAAACTAATAATAATAATAATAAAGAGAATCTCGATAGAAAAAATAAGTTAAATTAGGTTTAAATTATTCTTTGTTTCCTTAT includes these proteins:
- a CDS encoding lysoplasmalogenase; the protein is MKFIFKNTFRFSILYIILYFLDALFKNNDALYSYRYISKILLGLSLLLFYLYNTYQKDFNKKRLVIAALSLFVIGNFFFITGDNGNILHFVIAALLFVIAKICYSVRFLNNEVFIINKLIPFLLFCFTYMSIIIFMVYSNLEGFFVPLLIYLFVSMLLMQFAYLRKREVNTISFWLVIIGVVSFMLADSINILKMFYNPLIAYNKITVMFFYCLAQYLIVLGILKETNNNNNKENLDRKNKLN
- a CDS encoding GlmU family protein, coding for MNYILFDGPARNQLLPFTYTRPVADIRVGILTIREKWEMHLLVTTTTVTEDYLSIKWPMVEMEANVMINASFCPTETLVDKIKSLKRNEAIFKGEEVIAFFTEEDQEDIDLSTFDAIEFDEDVITIEHTWDVFAKNGEAIAQDFELLTKDRESQPIPKSNNIIAPENIFIEEGAKLEFATLNASTGPIYIGKDAEIMEGSVVRGPLALCENATLKLATKIYGATTVGPHCKVGGEVNNSVLFGYSNKGHDGFLGNSVIGEWCNLGADTNNSNLKNNYAEVRLWDYDTEGFAKTGLQFCGLMMGDHSKCGINTMFNTGTVIGVNANVFGSGFPRNFIPSYSWGGSSGFTTYLTKKAFEVCKVVMSRRTLEFTEVDQSILEYVFEETKKFRRE
- a CDS encoding type B 50S ribosomal protein L31, which produces MKKGIHPENYRLVAFKDMSNEDVFLTKSTANTSETIEVDGVEYPVVKMEISRTSHPFYTGKSKLIDTAGRIDKFKTKYAKFKK
- a CDS encoding DUF4199 domain-containing protein; protein product: METSTKSSAINLGLYLGGLMALTTILGYALYLELLTKWWLGIILFIAIIAFGIVSALKSKKMQNGFITFKEAFSSYFITVAIGILISMVISIIIFNFVDPEAALALKEKTIEASVQMMRSFNAPEEAVATAVEQMEAQKNQFSIAPQLQSNAIFLIIQAVIGLIVALIVKRDPENA